One genomic segment of Danio aesculapii chromosome 15, fDanAes4.1, whole genome shotgun sequence includes these proteins:
- the si:dkey-42l23.2 gene encoding C3a anaphylatoxin chemotactic receptor, with the protein MANSTTGLNIPMQQELTATEIFNICITSLIFAVGIIGNALVIYVTGYKMKTTVNSIWFLNLAIADFIFILFLILNIFTLINKRVWYFGDFMCKLVSFVSVLNMFASIFLLTAISLDRCMSTWWIVWAQNKRTLFKGRVICAFVWVLSICCSIPFVIRRSGEKKICKYVPDTNIKLLFTYRFIVGFLIPFLVIASSYIAIGVRAKRLKRGKKLKPFRVILAVILAFFICWLPFHLQQLVTAVTKGKDEWNGIRKVLYNLGPFLNCLAYFNSCLNPILYVFMCEEFKKKLKQSLLLVLETAFAEDLPFRTRQSTCSAFSESQGLQQPNDATFSSSGSSQDNKTTV; encoded by the coding sequence caaacagTACTACAGGACTGAACATCCCAATGCAGCAGGAGTTaacagccactgaaatcttcaatATATGCATCACTTCTTTAATCTTTGCAGTGGGTATCATTGGAAACGCTCTTGTCATATACGTGACGGGCTACAAAATGAAGACAACTGTCAACTCCATTTGGTTTCTCAACCTGGCGATTGCAGACTTCATCTTCATCTTATTTTTAATCCTGAACATATTTACCTTGATTAACAAGAGGGTTTGGTACTTTGGTGACTTCATGTGCAAGTTAGTCTCCTTTGTGTCAGTGCTAAACATGTTTGCCAGCATTTTCTTGCTCACCGCTATCAGCCTGGACCGGTGTATGTCCACCTGGTGGATTGTTTGGGCTCAAAATAAGCGAACTCTGTTCAAAGGCAGGGTCATCTGTGCGTTTGTATGGGTTTTATCCATCTGCTGCAGCATACCTTTTGTCATCCGCCGTTCAGGAGAGAAAAAAATATGCAAGTACGTTCCTGATACCAATATAAAGCTTCTGTTCACATACAGGTTTATTGTGGGCTTTCTCATCCCCTTCCTAGTCATTGCATCTTCATACATTGCTATAGGAGTGCGGGCCAAACGTCTTAAAAGAGGGAAGAAACTTAAGCCTTTCCGGGTCATTTTAGCTGTAATCCTGGCCTTTTTCATATGCTGGCTTCCCTTTCATCTTCAGCAGCTAGTTACCGCAGTGACAAAGGGAAAAGATGAATGGAATGGCATTCGAAAAGTATTATATAATCTAGGACCCTTTCTTAATTGTCTGGCTTATTTCAACAGCTGTCTGAACCCCATCCTTTATGTGTTCATGTGTGAGGAGTTTAAGAAAAAGCTCAAACAGTCTCTGCTGCTGGTGCTGGAGACAGCGTTTGCTGAAGATCTGCCTTTCCGAACACGTCAGTCCACCTGCTCAGCCTTCTCAGAATCACAAGGTCTCCAACAGCCAAACGACGCAACCTTCTCATCTTCTGGTAGCAGCCAGGACAACAAAACAACTGTATAG